One genomic window of Borreliella burgdorferi B31 includes the following:
- a CDS encoding ComF family protein: protein MSYLNVLKSIFLPFCVFCGKRYVSSNALCDQCKSLFNFNIKFDENLIYFFEYKEHYKSLILSYKRDAQKSIGRFLASGIAECLNNIDFDQIVTVPCSFKRKLFYGFDHMEYIGILLSRFGFNYINIFSRKYGKSQKLMKGNLRFKNLENKIKLRSKYKNFQFKKIVLLDDIVTTGASMCICEDLIMQLGAYKVIKLSLAKSYNLV from the coding sequence ATGAGCTATTTAAATGTTTTAAAGAGTATATTTTTGCCTTTTTGTGTCTTTTGTGGAAAAAGGTATGTATCTTCTAATGCTCTTTGTGACCAATGTAAGTCACTTTTTAATTTTAACATTAAATTTGATGAGAATTTGATTTATTTTTTTGAATATAAAGAGCATTACAAATCTTTAATTTTGTCTTATAAAAGGGATGCTCAAAAGTCAATTGGTAGATTTTTGGCAAGTGGAATTGCTGAATGTTTAAATAATATTGATTTTGATCAAATAGTAACTGTTCCTTGTAGTTTTAAAAGAAAATTATTTTATGGTTTTGATCATATGGAATACATTGGTATTTTGTTAAGCCGTTTTGGTTTTAATTATATAAATATTTTTTCAAGAAAGTATGGAAAAAGCCAGAAGTTAATGAAAGGGAATCTTAGATTTAAAAATCTTGAAAATAAGATTAAATTAAGATCAAAATATAAAAATTTTCAGTTTAAAAAGATTGTTTTACTTGATGATATTGTTACCACAGGAGCATCTATGTGCATTTGTGAAGATCTTATTATGCAATTGGGAGCTTATAAGGTGATAAAGCTTTCTTTGGCCAAATCTTATAATTTGGTTTAA
- the rimP gene encoding ribosome maturation factor RimP, whose protein sequence is MIKYFDKNNEVFNLIKDLTGRLNVEILEINIFRNKNNGKIQIVLYSKNFSLDIDFLTDLHKMILLILEANLKYGFTLELSTPGIDRKIKSDREFKIFEGKKIKLMLDNEFEEGFILESKPKSFIFKTDSKEVNVFYSDVKKARLV, encoded by the coding sequence TTGATTAAGTATTTTGACAAAAATAATGAAGTTTTTAATTTGATAAAAGATTTAACAGGGCGGTTAAATGTTGAGATATTAGAAATTAATATCTTTAGAAATAAAAATAATGGAAAAATTCAAATAGTTCTTTATAGTAAAAATTTTTCCTTAGATATTGATTTTTTGACTGATTTGCATAAAATGATTTTATTAATTTTAGAAGCAAATCTTAAATATGGTTTTACTTTAGAGCTTTCTACTCCAGGAATAGATAGAAAAATAAAAAGTGACAGAGAGTTTAAAATTTTTGAAGGTAAAAAGATTAAGTTGATGTTGGATAATGAATTTGAAGAGGGTTTTATATTAGAGTCAAAGCCAAAAAGTTTTATTTTTAAAACAGATAGCAAAGAAGTAAATGTTTTTTATAGTGATGTTAAAAAGGCTAGATTAGTTTAA
- the nusA gene encoding transcription termination factor NusA: MIKGTGHMIVNIANDRGMSIDSIRKTIKESVLIAYKKYFGSNENAFIKFDDDTGDLSVYAKKKIVKEVKDSLLEILEKDISKENIVEGDYAYIEINPKVFDRLSIQVAKQRTKNDLQGIEDNEILSEFKSKLNKVVIGYVQQNRNGDLYVNLGNTDGIIPKKYQSPREVYNLNDKIRVLVYNVKKGKNGIEVILSRTHPKFIEELLALEIPEIEEGIIKIHKIVRDPGYRIKVAVYSEKEEIDPVGPCIGQKGVRIQSIIKELEGEKIDIIPYSKDIKEFIKDSLTPSKIEHVYILDEDLHKALVVVSDDQLSLAIGKMGQNVRLANRLLDWAIDVKTSSQFAEMKANSEFKQETLEMFDKVMQDVVEEEQFEEISKISDLKLLDPSVISNLSKEGFDDINNFLQADEGVLFNLGVSYEKQEEINKILKEGMIIIANDNDESMEKVEEDEELLCPECGVVINENMTSCPGCKIGLSFEFEEE, from the coding sequence ATGATAAAGGGCACGGGGCATATGATTGTAAATATTGCAAATGATCGTGGCATGAGTATAGATTCTATTAGAAAAACAATTAAAGAATCAGTATTAATAGCTTATAAGAAGTATTTTGGAAGCAATGAGAATGCTTTTATTAAGTTTGATGATGATACGGGAGATTTGTCTGTTTATGCAAAAAAGAAAATTGTAAAAGAGGTAAAAGATTCTTTGCTTGAAATATTAGAAAAAGATATCTCAAAGGAAAATATTGTAGAAGGTGATTATGCTTACATTGAAATTAATCCCAAAGTTTTTGATAGGCTTTCTATTCAGGTTGCAAAACAAAGAACCAAAAATGACCTGCAAGGAATTGAGGATAATGAGATTTTATCAGAATTTAAAAGCAAGTTGAATAAGGTTGTTATTGGGTACGTTCAACAAAATAGAAATGGTGATCTTTATGTTAATCTTGGTAATACGGATGGTATAATTCCCAAGAAATATCAATCGCCAAGAGAAGTTTATAACCTTAATGATAAGATTAGAGTTTTAGTTTATAATGTCAAAAAGGGTAAAAATGGTATTGAAGTTATTCTTTCTAGGACCCATCCAAAGTTTATTGAAGAGCTTTTAGCGCTTGAAATTCCAGAAATTGAAGAAGGTATTATTAAGATTCATAAAATAGTTCGCGATCCTGGTTACAGAATCAAAGTCGCTGTTTATTCTGAAAAAGAAGAGATTGATCCTGTTGGTCCTTGTATAGGACAAAAAGGAGTCAGAATTCAATCTATAATTAAGGAACTTGAAGGAGAAAAAATTGATATTATTCCCTATAGTAAAGATATTAAAGAATTTATAAAGGATTCTTTGACTCCTTCAAAGATAGAACATGTTTATATTCTTGACGAGGATTTACATAAAGCTTTAGTGGTTGTTAGTGATGACCAGCTTTCTCTTGCTATAGGTAAAATGGGTCAAAATGTTAGACTTGCTAATAGACTTCTTGACTGGGCTATTGATGTTAAAACTAGCAGTCAATTTGCAGAAATGAAGGCTAATTCGGAGTTTAAGCAAGAAACACTCGAAATGTTTGATAAAGTTATGCAAGATGTTGTTGAGGAGGAGCAATTTGAAGAGATTAGTAAAATAAGTGATCTTAAATTGCTTGATCCTTCTGTGATTTCTAATTTATCAAAAGAGGGGTTTGATGATATTAACAATTTTTTACAAGCAGATGAGGGAGTGCTTTTTAATCTTGGTGTAAGTTATGAAAAACAAGAAGAAATTAACAAAATATTAAAAGAGGGGATGATAATAATTGCTAATGACAATGATGAGTCTATGGAAAAGGTAGAAGAAGATGAAGAGCTTCTTTGTCCTGAATGCGGTGTTGTTATTAATGAAAATATGACCTCCTGTCCGGGTTGTAAAATAGGGCTTAGTTTTGAGTTTGAGGAGGAGTAG
- the infB gene encoding translation initiation factor IF-2, translated as MSKNIDDIKNEDGKKVKIIKLKKKVVKIVTYNDLSVKNDSNSFVDLHNNSNKAEYSQSRDNRTGGYSQNRDNRAGGYSQNRDNRAGGYSQNRDNRTGGYSQNRDNRTGGYSQNRDNRTGGYSQNRDNRGGYSQGRDNRTGGYSQSRDNRTGGYSQNRDNRTGGYSQNRDNRTGGYSQNRDNRTGGYSQNRDSLSFQYQGSVKKTYVAKNNSQNKYTTTSMSFRRLIKTKVPAIVSSTPAADSENSKELNRKLGEKKKQQQESQKSYKRKKAETESKTIEQKVFEQLQKKKRENLANPIPKSIDIMGSITVSDLARKMNLKSSDLIAKLMALGVMVTINEKIDSDTATILVEEYGSKVNVVSIYDETVIEEEVEDQSKRVEKPPVITIMGHVDHGKTKLLSVLQNIDINQTESGGITQHIGAYTIVYNDREITFLDTPGHEAFTMMRSRGAQVTDIVVLVVSAIDGVMPQTIEAINHAKEANVPIIVAINKIDLPDSNPDKIKHQLSEYGLVSEDWGGDTIFVMISALKNIGISELLDMILLQSDMMLLKANPSKRAIGKVLDAKIDLGRGIVCSVIIEDGTLYVGDSFVGGACYGKVKALISEKGVSVKSVGPAKAISVLGFSSMPQAGDPFQVTKTEKEAKLISSKRQDLKKYESSKNVKKVTMLNLYDSIKEGALKELKIILKADVQGSVEALKNSLEKLTNDEVRVRVVHSSAGVITETDISFASASDAIVIGFHVRPTAKAQVLADQEKVEIRKYNVIYDAINDVRSVLEGMLEPDVEQQFIGFAEVRAVINVPKIGVIAGCYVSRGLIKRDAITNVMRDGLQIHSGKISSLKRFKDDVKEVAEQYECGIMIDNYANIKEGDIIEAFEVKKVKKSFKT; from the coding sequence TTGTCGAAAAATATTGATGATATTAAAAATGAAGATGGCAAAAAAGTTAAGATTATTAAGTTGAAAAAGAAGGTAGTAAAAATTGTAACATATAATGATTTAAGCGTTAAAAATGATTCAAATAGCTTTGTTGATTTGCATAATAACAGCAATAAGGCTGAATATTCGCAAAGTAGAGACAATAGAACTGGCGGGTATTCACAAAATAGGGACAATAGAGCTGGTGGATATTCACAAAATAGGGACAATAGAGCTGGTGGATATTCCCAAAACAGAGACAACAGAACTGGTGGGTATTCACAAAACAGAGACAACAGAACTGGTGGGTATTCACAAAACAGAGACAACAGAACTGGTGGGTATTCACAAAATAGGGATAATAGAGGTGGATATTCACAAGGCAGAGACAACAGAACTGGTGGATATTCACAAAGCAGGGACAATAGAACTGGTGGATATTCACAAAACAGGGACAATAGAACTGGTGGATATTCACAAAACAGAGACAATAGAACTGGTGGATATTCACAAAACAGAGATAACAGAACTGGTGGATATTCACAAAACAGAGACAGCTTATCCTTTCAATATCAAGGTTCAGTAAAGAAAACATATGTTGCCAAAAATAATTCTCAAAATAAATATACTACTACTTCTATGTCTTTTAGAAGACTTATAAAAACTAAAGTTCCCGCTATTGTTAGCAGCACACCTGCAGCGGATTCTGAGAATAGTAAAGAGTTAAATCGTAAGCTTGGCGAGAAAAAAAAACAGCAACAAGAGAGTCAAAAAAGCTATAAGAGAAAAAAAGCAGAAACTGAGAGCAAAACAATTGAACAAAAAGTTTTTGAACAACTTCAGAAAAAGAAGAGAGAAAATTTAGCCAACCCTATTCCAAAGTCAATTGACATTATGGGTAGCATTACTGTTTCTGATCTTGCAAGAAAGATGAATTTAAAATCTTCTGATTTGATTGCTAAATTAATGGCTTTGGGCGTAATGGTTACTATTAATGAAAAGATAGATTCTGATACTGCAACTATTTTAGTTGAAGAATATGGTTCAAAAGTTAATGTTGTCTCTATTTATGATGAAACGGTTATAGAAGAAGAAGTGGAAGATCAAAGCAAAAGAGTTGAAAAGCCTCCTGTTATTACAATAATGGGTCATGTTGATCATGGCAAAACCAAACTACTTTCTGTGCTTCAAAATATAGATATAAATCAAACAGAGTCCGGTGGTATTACTCAGCATATTGGAGCTTATACTATTGTTTATAATGATCGAGAAATAACATTTTTAGATACTCCTGGTCATGAAGCTTTTACTATGATGAGAAGTCGTGGGGCTCAAGTTACAGATATTGTTGTTCTTGTTGTGTCAGCAATTGATGGTGTTATGCCCCAAACCATTGAGGCTATCAATCATGCAAAAGAGGCAAATGTTCCAATTATTGTTGCTATAAATAAGATTGATTTACCAGATTCAAATCCCGATAAGATTAAACACCAGCTTTCAGAATACGGTTTAGTATCTGAGGATTGGGGGGGAGATACTATTTTTGTGATGATTTCTGCTCTTAAAAATATAGGAATTTCTGAACTACTTGATATGATTCTTTTACAGTCAGATATGATGTTGTTAAAGGCAAATCCATCCAAAAGAGCTATTGGAAAAGTGCTTGATGCCAAGATTGATTTGGGGCGCGGAATAGTTTGTTCTGTTATTATTGAGGATGGAACGCTTTATGTGGGAGATTCTTTTGTGGGTGGAGCGTGCTATGGTAAAGTTAAGGCATTAATTAGCGAAAAGGGTGTTTCTGTTAAGAGCGTTGGACCCGCTAAAGCCATTAGTGTTTTAGGATTTTCTTCAATGCCTCAAGCCGGGGATCCTTTTCAAGTAACTAAAACTGAAAAAGAAGCAAAATTGATCAGTTCTAAAAGACAAGATCTTAAAAAATATGAATCTTCCAAAAATGTAAAGAAAGTTACTATGTTGAATCTTTATGATTCAATTAAAGAAGGAGCGCTTAAAGAGCTTAAAATAATTTTAAAAGCAGATGTTCAAGGCTCAGTGGAAGCTTTAAAGAATTCTCTTGAAAAATTAACAAACGATGAGGTTCGAGTAAGAGTTGTGCATTCATCAGCAGGGGTAATAACCGAAACAGATATTAGCTTTGCTTCAGCAAGCGATGCTATTGTTATTGGATTTCATGTAAGGCCTACTGCAAAAGCTCAGGTACTAGCAGATCAGGAAAAAGTTGAGATTAGAAAGTACAATGTTATTTATGATGCTATAAATGATGTTAGGTCAGTTCTTGAAGGAATGCTTGAGCCAGATGTTGAGCAGCAGTTTATTGGCTTTGCTGAAGTGAGAGCTGTAATAAATGTTCCTAAAATAGGGGTAATAGCCGGTTGTTATGTTTCTCGGGGGCTAATAAAGCGAGATGCGATTACTAATGTAATGAGAGATGGTTTACAGATTCATTCCGGCAAAATTTCATCTTTAAAGCGATTTAAAGATGATGTTAAAGAAGTTGCTGAGCAATATGAGTGTGGTATTATGATTGATAATTATGCTAATATTAAAGAAGGAGATATAATTGAAGCATTTGAGGTAAAAAAGGTTAAAAAATCTTTTAAAACTTAG
- the rbfA gene encoding 30S ribosome-binding factor RbfA, with translation MYKNIKKFKLESFIAQEIGNLIVSGGIKDPRIHSFLTVVKVEFSKDLINAKVFMGSIKEGASLDNAVKALNNAKGFIQSQIIKRIKVRSTPKLLFVKDDSLSKSFYVNKLIEGLNTTREN, from the coding sequence ATGTATAAGAATATTAAAAAGTTTAAACTTGAAAGTTTTATTGCTCAAGAAATCGGCAATTTAATAGTAAGTGGGGGGATTAAAGATCCCAGAATTCATTCATTTTTAACCGTGGTTAAAGTAGAATTTTCAAAAGATTTAATAAATGCTAAAGTGTTTATGGGCTCTATTAAGGAAGGTGCTTCTTTGGACAATGCAGTTAAAGCTTTAAATAATGCTAAGGGATTTATTCAAAGTCAAATTATTAAGCGAATTAAAGTTAGAAGCACTCCCAAATTATTATTTGTTAAGGATGATTCTCTTTCCAAATCATTTTATGTTAATAAGTTAATTGAAGGATTAAATACTACAAGAGAGAATTAA
- the truB gene encoding tRNA pseudouridine(55) synthase TruB has translation MENGFLLINKEQGKTSFETLFPIKKYFNTNRVGHAGTLDKFASGILVCLVGKYTKLSGYFTSLDKEYVAEFRFGLETDTLDPNGRIVSKTDYIPNVEDIDLKLKDFVGEIYQSPPRFSSVHIDGSRAYKLALNGKFFEIKKRKVTVYNIQRLSYDFSSSLLSLKISCSKGTYIRSIARDLAYSLNSCAYVSNLKRTKVGMFRLKDSTLCENLSKASLISLESLKSFEKVYIDSNKINLVKNGVYFEIEININEFKILKSREEKILAVIQGVGLNKYKYVIIF, from the coding sequence TTGGAAAATGGATTCCTTTTAATTAATAAAGAACAAGGTAAAACTTCTTTTGAAACTCTTTTCCCTATAAAAAAATATTTTAATACAAATCGTGTTGGGCATGCTGGCACACTTGATAAATTTGCAAGTGGAATTTTGGTTTGTCTTGTGGGAAAATACACAAAGCTTTCAGGTTATTTTACTTCTTTAGATAAAGAGTATGTAGCAGAATTCAGATTTGGATTAGAAACAGATACCCTTGATCCGAATGGAAGAATAGTTAGTAAAACAGATTATATTCCTAATGTAGAGGATATAGATTTAAAGCTTAAAGATTTTGTAGGAGAGATTTATCAAAGTCCTCCTAGATTTTCTTCTGTTCATATTGATGGCAGCAGAGCCTATAAACTTGCTTTGAATGGAAAGTTTTTTGAAATTAAAAAACGAAAAGTCACTGTTTATAATATTCAAAGATTAAGTTATGATTTTAGTTCTTCTTTGCTTAGTTTGAAAATTAGCTGTTCAAAAGGTACTTATATTAGGAGTATTGCAAGAGATTTGGCATATTCTCTAAATTCTTGCGCGTATGTTAGTAATTTAAAAAGGACTAAAGTAGGTATGTTTAGATTAAAAGATTCCACATTGTGTGAAAATTTGAGTAAAGCTTCCTTAATTAGTCTAGAATCTTTAAAAAGTTTTGAAAAGGTTTACATTGATTCTAATAAGATAAATCTTGTTAAAAATGGTGTTTATTTTGAAATTGAAATCAATATTAATGAATTTAAAATTTTAAAATCCAGAGAAGAGAAAATATTAGCAGTAATTCAAGGAGTGGGTTTGAATAAATATAAATATGTCATTATATTTTAA
- the rpsO gene encoding 30S ribosomal protein S15, with amino-acid sequence MIDKKQKQKIVSEFGKNESDTGSVGVQIALITGRIKYLTEHLKINKKDHSSKRGLLKLVGQRRSLLRYYQKKDLEAYRMLISKLGLRK; translated from the coding sequence ATGATAGATAAAAAGCAAAAGCAAAAAATAGTTTCTGAATTTGGAAAAAATGAAAGTGATACTGGTTCTGTTGGGGTTCAGATTGCACTTATTACAGGTAGAATAAAGTATTTAACTGAACATTTAAAGATAAATAAAAAAGATCATAGTTCAAAAAGAGGCTTGTTAAAGTTAGTAGGGCAAAGGCGAAGTTTATTGCGGTATTACCAGAAAAAAGATTTAGAAGCTTATAGGATGTTGATATCTAAACTTGGTCTTAGAAAATAA
- the pnp gene encoding polyribonucleotide nucleotidyltransferase, translated as MRKILKLKIGRDELVFETGFMAKQANGSVLATYGGSSVLATVCCSSNVREDLDFVPLSVEYNEKYYAAGKIPGGFIKREGKPKDKEILVSRLIDRPMRPLFDKRFGREIQVIPTTLATDQLNPPDIVGMNAAFTAVFLSDIPFNGPIAAVRMVYLNGKFIVNPSFEEIHDSDLDIVVAGSLNGITMVEGGANEVGEDILLSAIDGAHEYIKQICNAQKEFLDIVGKKEKLPLAFEEKIFEFKDELRDFVYADLKEACFVKGKLNRDKAITLLRNKSYEYFSSLEKLTDSNESLFHKAFDDFEKEIVRSSILNDNIRTDGRTPNEIRDIISEVDILSRTHGSALFTRGETQALAVTTLGTSIDEQIMDDIDGDKRLNFMLHYNFPPFSVGETGRLMTGRREIGHGHLAQRALESMVPGKNDFPYTIRVVSEVLESNGSSSMATVCAGSMSLMSAGVPVKGQVAGIAMGLISEGDKYVVLSDILGEEDHLGDMDFKVAGTKNGITGFQMDIKIENVTKDLMRDALEQARIGRIHILSIMNTVISNSRVGISKYAPKIVQLQIDIDKISLVIGSTGKTVKAITDEFEVKVQIEQNGKIILFGDDDFKMQKAKERIESIVREPKVGEIYEGTVKKINSFGAFIELTPAKEGFLSTRLKPRDSKYGSGRFGNSNRYSRFGGGGENIRGNAGLVRPPKLEEGQRIKVKIIDIDKFGKIDLEIVRDKDY; from the coding sequence TTGAGGAAAATATTAAAGTTGAAAATAGGCAGAGACGAGTTAGTGTTTGAGACCGGATTTATGGCTAAACAGGCTAATGGATCGGTTCTTGCAACTTATGGTGGATCTTCGGTTCTTGCAACTGTTTGTTGCTCGAGTAACGTGAGAGAAGATTTAGATTTTGTTCCGCTTTCTGTTGAATATAATGAGAAATATTATGCAGCCGGTAAAATTCCGGGAGGATTTATCAAAAGAGAAGGAAAGCCAAAGGATAAAGAAATACTTGTTTCCAGACTAATAGACAGGCCGATGAGACCTCTTTTTGATAAAAGATTTGGTCGAGAAATTCAAGTAATTCCTACAACTTTAGCTACAGATCAGCTTAATCCTCCTGATATTGTTGGAATGAATGCTGCTTTTACGGCAGTTTTTTTGTCAGATATTCCGTTTAATGGTCCAATTGCAGCTGTTAGAATGGTTTATTTGAATGGTAAGTTTATAGTAAACCCTTCGTTTGAAGAGATTCATGATTCTGATCTTGATATTGTTGTTGCCGGAAGTTTAAATGGAATTACTATGGTAGAAGGTGGTGCTAATGAGGTTGGTGAGGATATTTTGCTCTCAGCAATAGATGGTGCTCATGAATATATTAAGCAAATTTGTAATGCTCAAAAAGAATTTTTAGATATTGTAGGCAAGAAGGAAAAACTTCCTTTAGCTTTTGAAGAAAAAATATTTGAATTTAAAGATGAGCTTAGGGATTTTGTTTATGCTGATCTTAAAGAAGCTTGTTTTGTTAAGGGAAAGCTTAATAGAGATAAAGCCATAACTTTGCTGCGAAATAAATCTTATGAGTACTTTTCTTCTCTTGAGAAATTGACTGATAGCAATGAATCTCTTTTTCATAAGGCTTTTGATGATTTTGAGAAGGAGATTGTTAGAAGCTCTATTCTTAACGATAATATTAGAACAGATGGCAGAACTCCTAATGAGATAAGAGATATTATCTCAGAAGTTGATATTTTAAGTAGAACGCATGGATCTGCGCTTTTTACAAGGGGAGAGACGCAAGCTTTAGCGGTAACTACTCTTGGTACAAGCATTGATGAACAAATAATGGATGATATTGATGGCGATAAACGCCTTAATTTTATGCTCCACTACAATTTTCCCCCATTTTCAGTTGGTGAGACCGGTAGACTAATGACTGGCAGGCGCGAGATTGGCCATGGTCATTTAGCTCAAAGAGCTTTAGAATCAATGGTTCCTGGAAAAAATGATTTTCCTTATACCATTAGGGTAGTTTCTGAGGTTTTAGAGTCTAACGGATCTTCTTCAATGGCTACTGTTTGTGCTGGGAGCATGTCTTTAATGTCAGCAGGGGTTCCTGTTAAAGGGCAGGTTGCGGGGATAGCCATGGGGCTTATTAGCGAAGGGGATAAATATGTAGTTTTAAGTGATATTCTTGGAGAAGAAGATCATCTAGGTGATATGGACTTTAAAGTGGCCGGTACAAAAAATGGAATTACTGGATTTCAAATGGATATTAAGATTGAAAATGTTACTAAAGATTTAATGAGAGATGCTCTTGAGCAAGCAAGAATAGGTAGAATACATATATTATCTATTATGAATACTGTAATTTCTAATTCAAGAGTTGGTATATCTAAGTATGCTCCTAAAATTGTTCAACTTCAAATTGACATTGACAAGATATCTCTTGTGATAGGATCTACTGGAAAAACTGTTAAGGCTATAACAGATGAATTTGAAGTTAAGGTTCAAATTGAGCAGAATGGAAAAATCATTCTTTTCGGGGATGATGATTTTAAGATGCAAAAAGCTAAAGAAAGAATAGAGAGTATTGTAAGAGAGCCAAAGGTAGGCGAAATTTATGAAGGAACTGTCAAAAAGATTAATAGCTTTGGGGCTTTTATTGAACTTACTCCTGCAAAGGAAGGATTTTTAAGTACTCGTTTGAAACCCAGAGACAGTAAGTATGGTTCTGGAAGATTTGGGAATAGTAATAGATATTCTAGATTTGGTGGCGGTGGAGAGAATATAAGAGGTAATGCGGGGTTAGTTCGACCCCCAAAATTAGAAGAAGGTCAGCGAATTAAGGTCAAAATAATTGATATAGACAAGTTTGGAAAAATTGATCTTGAAATTGTTAGAGATAAAGATTATTAA